A section of the Trichomycterus rosablanca isolate fTriRos1 chromosome 6, fTriRos1.hap1, whole genome shotgun sequence genome encodes:
- the si:ch211-105j21.9 gene encoding sialomucin core protein 24-like: MDVTARTPSLTETTGHNGNESTSNSTSVYFTTGTTLDNKTGNETAGAGLTHSEKSLTIMFSVVLGVIVLLVFGQIVYRVTRSKQRRVQYSHHPLFNENTGEQFMVQDDTLVISGGLYNGPQIYNSTVTAINDDQQTFVYTPTQFRLELLNEDPGTEQTCKAFTFKTFNNIEQEPQ; the protein is encoded by the exons ATGGACGTTACAGCTAGAACACCTAGCTTAACAGAAACCACAGGGCATAACGGAAATGAGAGTACATCCAACTCCACATCTGTGTACTTCACTACAGGAACAACTCTTGACAACAAAACGGGCAATGAAACAGCAG GTGCTGGACTAACTCATTCAGAAAAATCTTTGACaatcatgtttagtgtggtATTAGGAGTAATAGTACTGCTAGTTTTTGGGCAGATTGTGTACAGAGTGACCAGAAGCAAACAAAGAAGAGTCCAGTATTCACACCATCCTCTCTTTAATGAAAATACAG GTGAGCAGTTTATGGTACAAGATGACACACTTGTGATTTCAGGAGGACTCTACAATGGCCCTCAGATCTACAACTCCACTGTAACTGCGATAAATGATGACCAGCAAACATTTGTTTACACACCTACACAGTTTCGCTTGGAGTTGTTGAATGAGGACCCGGGAACAGAGCAAACTTGTAAAGCTTTTACCTTTAAAACCTTTAACAACATTGAACAAGAGCCTCAGTAA